The genomic segment GTGTGACTGTATAAAAATATCAATAAATTGCTTTAATAGGTCTGTCAAATCAATAGGTTCTTTAAGTGTACTTATTTTTTCAAACATTGGTGCTGTTAGACTGTTAGCATAATCTTGAATAGCGCTAATAAAAATATCCTTTTTGTCTGTAAAGTAGTTATATATAATACCAGTTGATACTCCAGCAGCTTTACCAATCTCCACTGAGTTTGTATTGTGGTAGCCCTTTTCGCACATTAGTTTAAATCCAACTTCAATTATCTTTTTTTTCTTTTCAATAGAACGTTTTTGTTTAGGTTCTCTAATTGAGTTATTACTCATGGTGTCCTCCCTTAGACTAAGATTTTAATTTAATTATAACTAGTTTAAGTGAAGCAGTCAACAAAACTGAAATATATTTCAGGTTAATATTGACAACAAAGGGACGGGTTGGTATAATATAATCTGAAACATGTTTCAGATTATAGGGGGGGACTATGAAAAATACAATTGAATTTAAAAATGTTACAAAAGCTTATAATTTAGGCGAAAAGACGCTACTTGCTGCAGATAATATCAGTTTTACTATTAATGATAGTGAATTTGTTGTTATATTAGGTCCGAGTGGCGCCGGCAAATCTACAGTTCTTAATTTGCTTGGTGGTATGGACTTTGCTACAAATGGAGAAATCATTATTAATGGTAAAAATATAGCGAATTACAAAGATGATGCATTGACGGAATATCGAGCAGAAAATGTGGGCTTTGTATTTCAGTTCTACAACCTCATTCCAACATTAACTGCCCTTGAAAATGTGGCACTTACAAAGGATGTAGTGAAAGGGGCATTGGATGCTGCCGAAATACTGACCTCAGTTGGACTAGGTGATCACTTAAATAAATTTCCATCACAGCTATCAGGTGGGGAACAACAGCGAGTGTCTATAGCAAGGGCCATATGCAAAAATCCAACCATGCTTCTTTGCGATGAGCCAACAGGTGCACTAGATAGTGAAACAGGTATTGTTATTCTTTCCTTACTACAGAAAATGAGCAGAGAGAAAAATAAGTCAGTTATTATTGTTACACACAATTCAGCACTGGCTCAGGCTGCAGATAAGGTTATCCGAATTAAAAACGGCAAAGTGAGGGATATAAGTATTAATGCTGCACCCGTTGATGTAAAGGAGGTGAACTGGTAATGCTTTTTCTCAAAATGATTCGAGATATGAAGCTAAACAAAACTCAATTCATTTCAATTTTTATAATGTCTATTTTAGGCGTTTTTATATACGTAGGTATAAACAGTGAATGGTATGGATTGCAAACTGCATCAAATGAGTATTATCGGGATACTAATTTTGCTAATGTTTGGATTTATGGCAGTGGGTTTACGAAATCGGATGCTGATAAGGTTTTATCAGTTGATGGTGTTACCTCCGTACAAAGAAGGCTCACAATAGACAGTGTTGCGAGATTTGAAAACAAACCAAAGATAACACTACATTTTACAAATGAAAACAAGATTTCAAAGTGCCAGCTTATTGATGGGCAGGAATTTTCTGTTGATAAAGATGGTGTATGGCTGGACGACGCATTTGCTAAAGCAAAGGGACTCACCCTTGGAGATACTATATCCACAACATTCAATGGTATTACTATGAAAAAAGAAATACTAGGAACAGTTTTAAATCCTGAATATGTGTATGCAACAGGCGATAATGACATTGTTCCAAACCATGAAAACTTTGGATTTGCTTATCTCTCCGACAAGTCTTTACCAAAATCAATACCAATATTCTACACAGACCTTTTGGTTACTACCGATGGGACAGATTACTCAAAGTTAGAAAAAAAAATTGATACCGCTTTAGACGGTAAGTACAGTGTATTTTTAACAAGAAATAATTTTGGAAGTTATGCAATGTTTCAGGAAGAAATCGAGCAGCATAAAGCGATAGGGCAGGTCTTCCCAATTGTATTTCTTGCAATTGCCTTACTTACAATAATTACAACTATGACGCGTTTAGTCAATAATCAACGTACGCAAATCGGCACATTAAAAGCGATAGGTTTCAAGAAGAAACACATATTATTCCACTATGTTTCTTATGGCTTATGGATTTCCATTGCTGGTGCTGTTATTGGATTAGTAGCAGGCCCACTTATTCTGCCACATCTTTTCTACGATTCATTAAAAACAGCATACACCTTACCTGTTTGGAAACCGGAAGTTTCAGTCTCTTCATTTATAATGGCTCTAGTTTCTGTAATTGCATGTACTTTGGCAACTTACCTTACTTGCCGTAAAGTTCTAAAAGATATACCATCTCAATTGCTTTTGCCTAAGGCTCCAAGGATTATGAAACAAGGCTTTTTTGAAAAAACAAAGTTATGGGCAAAGATTGGGTTCAATACACAGTGGAATTTACGGGATATGTTTCGAAGTAAAGTTCGTTCCATTATGGCTATAATCGGTGTAATGGGATGTACATCACTGCTTGTATGTGCTTTTGGTATGAAAGATAGCGTAAAGGATGTTATTAGTTGGCAGTATTCGGATATTAACCACTATGAAACAAAGTTGACACTTTCTGAAAAAGTATCCAAAAAAGAAATTTCATCAATTAAAAATAGCTATGCTGGAGAATCAATAATGGAAGGTACTATCGAAATTAAAGCAAAGGATAAAAAGAAAACTGCGCAGCTACTTGTAACTGAAAATGTAACACTTATTAACCCTCAAAATGCCAAGCGTGAGGCTATTCAATTACCACAAGACAAAGTATCAATAAGCTATAAAATGGCTAATCTTTTAGGAGTTAAAGTAGGCGATGAAATTTCCTTTCACATTTATGGTGATGAACGTTACGTTACATCAACAATCGGGGCCATTTACCGTACACCCATATCCCAAGGCATCACATTGACAAAAAATAATTTTGAAAGGCTGGGATACAACTTTAAAGCTACCTCTATCATAACTTCTAAAAAAATAAATTCTAATGTTACTGGTGTAACGCGCATCTGGTCAAGGGTAGATTTAACTAAAAGTTATGAAACCATGACAGAAGCCATGAATATTATGGTATATATACTTATTTTAGGAGCAGCTATTTTGGGCATAGTAGTGCTTTACAATCTCGGCATATTATCCTTTACAGAGCGACAAAGAGAACTTGCCACGCTAAAGGTATTAGGCTTTAAAACAAAGAGAATTAGGTGGCTACTTCTTACACAAACCATTTGGATTACAACCCTTGGAATTATAATTGGGATACCTTGCGGAAAATGGCTTATTAGCTATATGATTTCATTCATGGGTGATACCTTTGATATGATGACCATAATATCTGTTCAATCATTGTTTTACAGTATTTTCGGAACAATTTTGATATCTATTCTTGTTAACCTTATGTTTTCAAAGAAAGTTAAAGATATTGATATGGTTAGTTCTCTTAAAAGTGTAGAATAAGCCTCGTTGTAGACCTTTGGAGCAGATAATAATTCTCAATTGTTATCTGCTCCACTGAAGCTTTCATATTACTTTACAATTATAAAGTAATATGATATAGTCGAATTGAGACATGTCACGTCGTGACATACAACAGCTAGAATTAAGGTTAATATGGAGGAGCTATATGGATAAGGTATTTAAAAAATTCCTGCCTATGACTGAGACAGCTTATTATATTTTGCTATCTTTAGCGGAGCCTAGACATGGTTACGGAATAATAATACATGTGGAAGAGATAACGAAGGGTAGAATTAAGTTGGGTTCAGGAACGGTCTATGGAACCCTTACAAAGTTACAAGATAAGGGCATAATTTCTGTTTTTTCAGACGACAAAAGACGGACTGTTTATGAAATAACGGAAATAGGTAAGAAACTTATTCTTATGGAAATACAGAGAATAAAGGAAATTTATAAAAATGCAGTAAGATTTGAGGGGGACTTTTATGAGTAAAAGGGTATTTAGACCATTTTGGAGCCTTGATATTATAGAAACTGAAAATTGGTTGTGTAAAATGTCTGCCAAAGGTTATCACCTGAAAAAGATTAAAGCTGTAACTAAAGTATTTGTGTTTGAAAAAGGTGAAAGCAAAGAAATATACTATAGAATTGGATATAATAAATCGCGAATTAATGGTGCTTCGCAATCATTATTAAAAAATGGATGGTATAGTGCTTTTTCAAAGAAAAAATGGAACATATTAGCGAATGAAAATGATAAATCTCAAATAAAAATACATCCTTCAAGAGAAAGTCTATTAAATAGAAGTCGTATTATAAAATACTCTATAGGAACACTACTTTCAATGTGGATAATTATATCAATAGTGCCAATGATTTTTCTTACGGAGTTACTTTTTAATCTTAATGATGAGTCTTTAAATGCTACTTTTATGCCAGGAGCTAAATTATCAATGATGTTAATTGTATTAGTTTTGGTTTTTTTAGTCTACATTATGATAAAACTTAATAAATCAGATAAGAAGCTTCGAAATGAAAATAATACAGATTTAAATTTAAACTTTACAAGACCTAAAGACACAATTTTAGATAATAAAGAAGAGAGAAAATTACGTAAAGATGGAAAAGTTATTAAGAAAATTAAATTATGTTGGTTTTATTCTCCAGATATAACAGAGGAATGGCTTGAAAACATGGAACTAAAGGGTTATAACCTGTATAGAATGAGCAAATCAGGTAATACTTTTTACTTTATGAAGGGTGAACCAAGAAACGTTAAATATTCTCTGGATTTTCAGATTACTGTAAATGATAGTTATTTCGAATTTCATAAGTCTAGTGGGTGGAAAATGATATTTACAAGTTATTCAAATTTTACAAAACATACATTATGGGGAAAAGAATATTGGGATGAAAAGCCAGCGTTATATTCAGATACTAGTCATATACTTAAACATGCAAAAAAGCAGTGTATGGTGTATTGCTTTTTATTTATACCTTTAATTATAATGTATTTAGTTATAATCGGGTTTAACATAAAAATGTATTTAGAAGGTATTCCAGTAATGCGAACAGGATTAATAGCGTTAATAGTAATGTTGATATGCATGGTTGAATTTGGTTGTTTTGTTGTAAAATCTCTAGGCTACTATTTAAGAATTAGAAGGAAAGTTAGTTAATTACTTACTTTGGGATAGGTATTATCATAATATTTTTAGATTATAATTATTTAGTTTCATAAAAACTTTTTATTATATAGGAAACTGATGTTTTCCCGATCGACAATATCGTCCCATGGTAACGCAAGGGTCTCTCCTTTGAAGATAGATATGCATAATAGTATAAACTTTCTCCTGAAGTGACTCGCAATAAGAAGAGCAGGAACATTGAAATTTCATTTAGAAATTCTTCTTTTACCAATATAAAATTCTCGTGAGCCTGACTGGAGGGCAGGCTAGTGAACCGGCTGTAAGCCGAATGTGAGCGTCAGAGAATTTTATATTTGCAAAAGATTAGAATTCCTTAATGAAATTTCACGTTTCAATCTCTTATTTCAAGTCACGCAGGAGAAAGTTATACTGATGCACTTTTTTATTTAACTGTTACTAGTTCATATTCGTCAGTTCCAATTCCGATAGCTTTTGCATGGTCGAGTCCAACTTTCCAATTTGTATCAGGATGTATAGTAGAAAATTTATCGTCTCCATCATGATAGTGGTTATCTGAAAGTTCAGTTGCATTTAATGCAATTGCACTATTAACCATATCAACACAGGCTTGATCTAAGGCTACTGGATCAAAGGATGCAGCTATTCCTATATCTGGAACAATTGCAACGTCATTTTCCGGTGAACAGTCACAATTAGGGGAAACATTCATAATGAAACTAATATGAAAATGTGGCTTATCTTTAATAACTGCATAGGTGTATTCTGCAATTTTTTCATTAGCGCTATCAGCAGATTCATTCCACTTTACTGTTGCGCAGCCATAGCGACATACGGCAACACATTGACCACAGCCTACGCATTTATCATAATCTATAGTTGCCTTTTTATCTTCATTAAAGGTAATTGCTTCATGTAGGCAATTTTTAACGCACTGACCACAGCTTACACATTTACGATGTTTCATAAATGGCTTTGATGCAGAATGCATTTCAAGCTTGCCGCCAACAGAGCCTGAGCCCATACCTAAATTTTTCAATGATCCACCAAACCCAGTCATTTCATGGCCTTTAAAATGAGTCATAGAAATAACTATATCTGAATCAGCAATGGCTGAACCTATTTTAGCAGTTTTGCAATGTTTTTGGTTAATTGGGATTTCTCTATAATCCCCACCCTTTAATCCATCAGCTATAATTAAGTTACATCCAACTGAAATCGGATTAAAACCATTTTCCATAGCGGCTTCAATATGGTCTACAGCATTAGATCTTCTTCCTGTGTATAGTGTATTGCAATCAGTAAGGAAAGGTTTACCGCCTAGTCCTTTCACAAGCTTAACAATACTTGCAGCATAATTTGGCCTAATGTAAGAAAGATTTCCTGGCTCTCCAAAATGAATTTTTATAGCTACAAATTTATCTTTGAAATCAATATTTTTTATACCTGTTTCTACCACAAGTTTTTGAAGTTTATCTAATAGATTGCATCCTGGTTTTGTTCTTAAGTTTGTAAAGTATACTTTTGATTTATCCATTTATTTACCTCCTATGATTTCTATCATAATGTTATTGGGTTGGTTCATTTGATTATAATATTATATCATATTGCAGTATGCGTTTGTTTTTTTTATGTATAGATCGAAACATACATTATTTTAAATAATTGCAATAAATTAGATATAATTAAATATTAATTTTCATATTATCAATAAAGAATACAATATTTGTGATATTATTGTAGTATGAAAAGTTTTTATTTAAGAGGAGGAATTTTAATGGATTCAGACCCTGACCCTGCGCCCAATAATATAATGGCGCAATTTATAACAATTGGTATTTTAACACTGATAAATGCATTCTTTGCATCGGCGGAAATGGCAATAGCGTCACTTAGCAAAAATAAAATTAAGCATCTTGCGCAAGAGGATAACAAAAAAGCACAGCTATTAGTAAAACTTATTGAGGAGCCAACAAAGTTTTTATCGGCTGTTCAAATTGGAATTATGCTCGCTGGTTTTTTTTCTATTGCAACTGCGGCTACTGGAATATCTAATCATTTTTCAGGATATTTAAACAATTTGAATGTACCTTATAGTAAGCAAATTGCTTTAGCTAGCATAACAATTGGTCTATGTTATATAACACTTGTGTTTGGTGAATTGTTTCCAAAGCGAGTAGCACTACAAAAATCAGAAGCTATTGCAATGTTTTGCGTAGTGCCTGTTTTCTATGTATCTAAGCTGCTGGTTCCTTTTGCAATGCTACTTTCAGCATCCACTGATGTTTTAGTTAAGATTACTGGTCTTAATAGTGAAAAATTAGAGGAGAAGTTATCAAAAGAGGAAATGAAATCACTTATAGAAGTTGGACGACAACGCGGCGCTATAAACGAAACTGCCAAAAAGATGATAAATAACATTATCGAATTCGATGATAAATCAGCTAGAGAAGTTATGACTCCAAGAACTGAAGTGTTTTTGATTGATATAAATGATCATGTTACACAGTTCTTAGATGAGTTATTAGAGAAAAAGTATTCAAGAGTGCCAGTATATGACGGTGATGTTGATAATATCATAGGAATACTTCACATGAAAGATTTTATAATGGAGGCTCGCATTAAGGGCTTTGAAAATGTAAACATTAAGAATATATTACATTCTCCTTACCTTGTTTATCAAAGTAAAAATATAGATGAATTATTTAGAGAATTAAAAATATCTAAAAATCATATGGCAGTACTTATAGACGAATATGGAGGATTTTCAGGGGTAGTTACTATTAAAGACCTTATAGAAGAAGTTATGGGAAATATTGAAGATGAATATGATGATGACGAACCTGATATAAGAAAAGTTGATAATAATACTTATATAGTGAATGGATTACTTTCTTTAGACGAATTGAATGATCATCTTGATTTAAATTTAATGTCGAAGAATTACAATACTATAGGAGGTTTTTTAATTAGCCTTATAGGATGTATTCCAAAGAAAAATGAAACCCAAACTATTGAATATGGGAATGTAATATTTAAAATAGAGCAAGTTAAACAAAGAAGAATAGAAAAAATTAAAATCTATATATAAAAGATGCTCTACTTTCAAAAAAAAGTAGAGCATCTTTTTTTCATATAGGGAAGTTATATAAAGGTGATTATTTTCATAAATATTCTTTTTACTTGTATTTATGAGGATTATGAATTTATCATATACGATTTAACTAAAAATCTGTATACGGATCATTTAAATAATCTTCTTCATACTCGTTTATCTTTTTAATGATCTTTGTGAATACTGCATCCACTTTAGAAAAATCCATATTTGGTATAAAGTAAGTTTCAAGCTCGTCATGTAGACATTTAGCTTCTTTTATTGTAGCTAAACCCTTGTCTAATAGCGTGTAAAACTCAGTTGCATCATATTCTATTTCATCTTTGTTATTTTCAAGTGTACTTAGATTTAAACAATCCTCCATATCAATTACAATACCTGGAAGATCTGAATTATTTATTTCATTAGAGGTCAAAATGGCAACATTTAAGTCAGGAATCAATATATGCTCAATTTTTTCAGGGATAAGTGGCGTATGAAAAATTTCTACATTGTATCCACGCCTTAAGGCTTCGGTGGATAGAAATTCTAGTACATCTGATTTTCCAGTACCAGGTCCGCCTTTTAATACATAAATATTTTTATAACCTGCGCTTAAGTTTTCAATATAAGTGACAATACCGTTAGGTGTAAAGGCTGTAGCAAATAAATGTCTATCATAGCCTATAGTAGATGGTGGCGTGGTGAATAAAGATTCTTTTAGATTTTCTTTCAGTATGTTTAATTTATTAATATTCAAGGCTTCATCATTATAGTTTTGCCAATCATCATAAACTAATTTAGCTGCTCCAAAGAATCGATAGGCCCTTTTAAAAGTTTTGCCAACTTTTTTATTTATGCCAATTATTTTATGCCTATATTTCTTAAAGCCTTCTTCATTCCAACAATCTCCCATGTTTAGAACTTCATCTACGGCTCCTGGATTTATAGGATCCACTATATGAGGTGCTGTTGCATCAAGTATTGCAACGTTAAGTTTTTTAATAACTACTCCGTCTAGTGAATTATTATCGGAAGAACAGTGATGTTGTTCTATATCGTAGCCTTTTTCATTGAAGTATTTAGAAACTTTCTTCATTAAGGATGATTTACCTGTTCCAGGGCCTCCTTTTATGCATATTATTCTTCTTGCTTCATCTTGACCTAGTATATACCTATAGTAGGAATAGAATCCTCTTGAAGTATTGCCACCGGGGAAAAAATTTTTAATAGTACCTTGCATAATATCACACTCCATTTCATCATATCAATACATACTATTCATAGATGTTGAAATTGATTATAATTATTTTATATTTTTGTTGAAAATATTTTGTATATATTCTGAATAATAGTAAATTATTATTTTTAAATTGAGGTTGACAAAAATAAAATATGGCATATAATAAAAATATAACCATTCCAATATGAATACTAGGAAATGCAATGAAAAAGGAAAGTAGTATATTGCATGGGTACAGAGAGGAAGCGATGCTGAGAAGCTTTTACCTAAATATATATGAAGTGCCCTTTGGAGCATGGACCTGAAATTATAGTAGGGTACTACGGGTTCGCCCGTTAAAGCGATAAAGCATTTTGTGCTTGGATTTAAGTGAGATTCTATATCTAATTAGAGTGGACCGCGGAGTGTAATAACACCGCCTCTATAAAATGAGACGGTGTTTTTTTGACACCAAAAATATTTGAATTTTAAAAAAAACTTGGCCTTAACACTATTTTTTAAGTATAAAATGTAAAATTTAAACTTAAAAAAAATAAATGGAGGTAATATTATGAGTTCATTAGATTATTTTAACGAAATAGCTAAAAGTTGGAACGTAATAAGAAGTGAGTATTTTGATGAAAGGTTAAAGTACAAGGTATTATCCAAAGTAAGTATAAAAGATAAGGTAGTGGCTGATCTTGGATGCGGCGCTGGATTTTTATCCTTAGCGCTGGCCTTAGATGCAAGCATTGTGTTTTCTATAGATCAATCAGTAAATATGCTTAAAGAATCCAAAAAATTAATGGAAACTAAAAAATTCGATAATGTATATCCAATAAAATCCTCCATAGACAACTTGGTTTTGTTTGATGAATCTGTAGATGTGGTCTTCATTAATATGGCTCTTCACCATGTGAGCGATGCTAAAAAGGCTATTGAAGAGATGCACAGAATAATTAAAAAAGGTGGGACTTTAATAATATCGGATGTAGAAGAGCATAATGGGCAGTGGGCAAGGACTGAAATGTTTGACGAATGGCTTGGTTTTTCAAATAATCAGATGGAAGAGTGGTTAACTGGCGCAGGGTTTAATATAGTAAACATTGAGAATACAGATTTAAGATGCAAAGGTTATTCTAGCAAAGGCGAATATACTGAAACTGGCATTTTCATTGCAGTAGCAAATAAGGAGGTAAGGGTAAATGATTAAGGTTGAAAGTTTTTCATTAGATCACACAAAGGTTGTGGCACCTTTTGTACGAAAATGTGAGGTAAAGATAGGCGAAAAGGGTGATAAAGTAACAAAGTTTGACTTAAGATTTATGCAACCAAACAAGGAGTTTATGAATATATCAGCTATCCATACTTTAGAGCATTTGCTTGCTGGATATATGAGAGAAGTAATGGACGGAATTATAGACATTTCACCTATGGGATGTAGAACAGGTTTTTACATGATCGTATGGAATGATGTCAGTGTAGATAGGGTTATAGAAGCCCTAAATTATGGATTGAAAAAGGTGATAGAAACAGAGGAAATCCCGGCAGCCAATGAAGTTCAATGTGGAAATTATAGAGATCATTCCTTAAATGGTGCAAAAGAATATGCAAAATTAGTTCTAAGTAGAGGTCTTAGCAGTGAGATATATAAATAGTATATTAAATATTATAGGAAATACACCACTTATTAAGCTAAATAATTTGGGTGTAAAAGAAGGTGTAAATATCTTCGCAAAACTGCAGCCATCAATTAAGGATACAATGTAAAGAGGGGCTATTTGTAGGCAGTTCTTTAGGGACTGCCATAGTATCTGCAATAAAACTTGGAGAATCCATTGAAGGTGGGAACATTGTTGCAATACTGCCTGAGAGGGGAGATAGACATTTTAGTAAGAACATCTGTAATTAATGCTTGTACTTATAAACATACTGTGATAATATAATAACTAATTTAATAAGTAAACTACCTAGGGTAGAGGTGCTGTATCTAAGAGTACTTGTTCGGAGCTGACAGGCTAAGATGAATAAGAAAAGGAGCTATGGCCGAAGAAAATGTATTTGGTGAAATTATTTTCTGAGATTGCATATAATATATGTAAAATTGTCACTGATTTTTCAGTGGTGAGCTACAAGGTACACGAAGTTTGTATAAAAACATGTATTTTATGCAGCAAAGGTGTTCCTTTGCT from the Clostridium sp. CM027 genome contains:
- a CDS encoding TetR/AcrR family transcriptional regulator, with protein sequence MSNNSIREPKQKRSIEKKKKIIEVGFKLMCEKGYHNTNSVEIGKAAGVSTGIIYNYFTDKKDIFISAIQDYANSLTAPMFEKISTLKEPIDLTDLLKQFIDIFIQSHYISKSAHEEMMAMAHSDKDVAKLFYQFEIDTTNTLIELMKQKGITPTNPREKVHISIGLIENLCHERVYHKHESMDYMIMTDEVINLVISMLTN
- a CDS encoding ABC transporter ATP-binding protein, with the translated sequence MKNTIEFKNVTKAYNLGEKTLLAADNISFTINDSEFVVILGPSGAGKSTVLNLLGGMDFATNGEIIINGKNIANYKDDALTEYRAENVGFVFQFYNLIPTLTALENVALTKDVVKGALDAAEILTSVGLGDHLNKFPSQLSGGEQQRVSIARAICKNPTMLLCDEPTGALDSETGIVILSLLQKMSREKNKSVIIVTHNSALAQAADKVIRIKNGKVRDISINAAPVDVKEVNW
- a CDS encoding ABC transporter permease — encoded protein: MLFLKMIRDMKLNKTQFISIFIMSILGVFIYVGINSEWYGLQTASNEYYRDTNFANVWIYGSGFTKSDADKVLSVDGVTSVQRRLTIDSVARFENKPKITLHFTNENKISKCQLIDGQEFSVDKDGVWLDDAFAKAKGLTLGDTISTTFNGITMKKEILGTVLNPEYVYATGDNDIVPNHENFGFAYLSDKSLPKSIPIFYTDLLVTTDGTDYSKLEKKIDTALDGKYSVFLTRNNFGSYAMFQEEIEQHKAIGQVFPIVFLAIALLTIITTMTRLVNNQRTQIGTLKAIGFKKKHILFHYVSYGLWISIAGAVIGLVAGPLILPHLFYDSLKTAYTLPVWKPEVSVSSFIMALVSVIACTLATYLTCRKVLKDIPSQLLLPKAPRIMKQGFFEKTKLWAKIGFNTQWNLRDMFRSKVRSIMAIIGVMGCTSLLVCAFGMKDSVKDVISWQYSDINHYETKLTLSEKVSKKEISSIKNSYAGESIMEGTIEIKAKDKKKTAQLLVTENVTLINPQNAKREAIQLPQDKVSISYKMANLLGVKVGDEISFHIYGDERYVTSTIGAIYRTPISQGITLTKNNFERLGYNFKATSIITSKKINSNVTGVTRIWSRVDLTKSYETMTEAMNIMVYILILGAAILGIVVLYNLGILSFTERQRELATLKVLGFKTKRIRWLLLTQTIWITTLGIIIGIPCGKWLISYMISFMGDTFDMMTIISVQSLFYSIFGTILISILVNLMFSKKVKDIDMVSSLKSVE
- a CDS encoding PadR family transcriptional regulator — protein: MDKVFKKFLPMTETAYYILLSLAEPRHGYGIIIHVEEITKGRIKLGSGTVYGTLTKLQDKGIISVFSDDKRRTVYEITEIGKKLILMEIQRIKEIYKNAVRFEGDFYE
- a CDS encoding DUF2812 domain-containing protein, with the protein product MSKRVFRPFWSLDIIETENWLCKMSAKGYHLKKIKAVTKVFVFEKGESKEIYYRIGYNKSRINGASQSLLKNGWYSAFSKKKWNILANENDKSQIKIHPSRESLLNRSRIIKYSIGTLLSMWIIISIVPMIFLTELLFNLNDESLNATFMPGAKLSMMLIVLVLVFLVYIMIKLNKSDKKLRNENNTDLNLNFTRPKDTILDNKEERKLRKDGKVIKKIKLCWFYSPDITEEWLENMELKGYNLYRMSKSGNTFYFMKGEPRNVKYSLDFQITVNDSYFEFHKSSGWKMIFTSYSNFTKHTLWGKEYWDEKPALYSDTSHILKHAKKQCMVYCFLFIPLIIMYLVIIGFNIKMYLEGIPVMRTGLIALIVMLICMVEFGCFVVKSLGYYLRIRRKVS
- a CDS encoding DUF362 domain-containing protein, with protein sequence MDKSKVYFTNLRTKPGCNLLDKLQKLVVETGIKNIDFKDKFVAIKIHFGEPGNLSYIRPNYAASIVKLVKGLGGKPFLTDCNTLYTGRRSNAVDHIEAAMENGFNPISVGCNLIIADGLKGGDYREIPINQKHCKTAKIGSAIADSDIVISMTHFKGHEMTGFGGSLKNLGMGSGSVGGKLEMHSASKPFMKHRKCVSCGQCVKNCLHEAITFNEDKKATIDYDKCVGCGQCVAVCRYGCATVKWNESADSANEKIAEYTYAVIKDKPHFHISFIMNVSPNCDCSPENDVAIVPDIGIAASFDPVALDQACVDMVNSAIALNATELSDNHYHDGDDKFSTIHPDTNWKVGLDHAKAIGIGTDEYELVTVK
- a CDS encoding hemolysin family protein; the encoded protein is MDSDPDPAPNNIMAQFITIGILTLINAFFASAEMAIASLSKNKIKHLAQEDNKKAQLLVKLIEEPTKFLSAVQIGIMLAGFFSIATAATGISNHFSGYLNNLNVPYSKQIALASITIGLCYITLVFGELFPKRVALQKSEAIAMFCVVPVFYVSKLLVPFAMLLSASTDVLVKITGLNSEKLEEKLSKEEMKSLIEVGRQRGAINETAKKMINNIIEFDDKSAREVMTPRTEVFLIDINDHVTQFLDELLEKKYSRVPVYDGDVDNIIGILHMKDFIMEARIKGFENVNIKNILHSPYLVYQSKNIDELFRELKISKNHMAVLIDEYGGFSGVVTIKDLIEEVMGNIEDEYDDDEPDIRKVDNNTYIVNGLLSLDELNDHLDLNLMSKNYNTIGGFLISLIGCIPKKNETQTIEYGNVIFKIEQVKQRRIEKIKIYI
- a CDS encoding PRK06851 family protein; this encodes MQGTIKNFFPGGNTSRGFYSYYRYILGQDEARRIICIKGGPGTGKSSLMKKVSKYFNEKGYDIEQHHCSSDNNSLDGVVIKKLNVAILDATAPHIVDPINPGAVDEVLNMGDCWNEEGFKKYRHKIIGINKKVGKTFKRAYRFFGAAKLVYDDWQNYNDEALNINKLNILKENLKESLFTTPPSTIGYDRHLFATAFTPNGIVTYIENLSAGYKNIYVLKGGPGTGKSDVLEFLSTEALRRGYNVEIFHTPLIPEKIEHILIPDLNVAILTSNEINNSDLPGIVIDMEDCLNLSTLENNKDEIEYDATEFYTLLDKGLATIKEAKCLHDELETYFIPNMDFSKVDAVFTKIIKKINEYEEDYLNDPYTDF
- a CDS encoding class I SAM-dependent methyltransferase; translation: MSSLDYFNEIAKSWNVIRSEYFDERLKYKVLSKVSIKDKVVADLGCGAGFLSLALALDASIVFSIDQSVNMLKESKKLMETKKFDNVYPIKSSIDNLVLFDESVDVVFINMALHHVSDAKKAIEEMHRIIKKGGTLIISDVEEHNGQWARTEMFDEWLGFSNNQMEEWLTGAGFNIVNIENTDLRCKGYSSKGEYTETGIFIAVANKEVRVND
- a CDS encoding S-ribosylhomocysteine lyase, yielding MIKVESFSLDHTKVVAPFVRKCEVKIGEKGDKVTKFDLRFMQPNKEFMNISAIHTLEHLLAGYMREVMDGIIDISPMGCRTGFYMIVWNDVSVDRVIEALNYGLKKVIETEEIPAANEVQCGNYRDHSLNGAKEYAKLVLSRGLSSEIYK